cttacccgttaagaatcaataaatacaacaaaaaatattacaatttaacaaagtataaatttaataaataatccatttaataaaaattgaaGAGATTAGACTTTAATAATtaagaataaagtagtttaGTCAACGGTTGGAGAACAAAAAGTTGAGATTCAAATCTcacattttatatttaaaaaaacaataatatttttattttttttaattatccgtaCCCCTCTCATTACCTTAACATATATACTTTTTGCAtttcatacccgtcccatttaatttgcggatacccacgggtacccttacccgttgagaatcaataaatacaacaaaaaatattacaatttaacaaagtataaatttaataaatcacccatttaaaaattgaagaaattagaCTTTAATAATTAAGAATAAAGTAATTTAGTGGTATGTTCAACGGTTGGAGAATAAAAGGTTGAgattcaaatctcacatcttataTCTAAGAAAACAATAATATTCTCTAAGGTATTTCTATATCGTCCCATTACCTTAACAGAAAATGGTTTTGATTCTATATCCACCCCATATATACAGATACGAATAGTCTTATTAAGGTGGATAGTGTCGGGTATCCACGAGTACAATAGCGGTTGGCATCCCTATCCCTTATTATTGTtcttctttatatatatatgggttaaggtgcaaaaatacccctaacgttttgggtcaggagtaattttacccttaacatctaaaatgatgcaattttacccctaacgttggaagctaagagcaattttacccctaacgttgataaattgggtcaatttgagacactattataaaacacagatatttttgttcattattctgcaccaattgcataataattcgttctaaaaaaaggatttcatgttttttataatttaataatagaatttgagattaatattaataaattcggtggattttttgaatttttttgtctaatccgtacaaaaagacagtatatttttttatttttttcatatcccaacgaatgtttatgatttgttagtgataaaatgacatatgtatgaagtgtagataacaagattcatgaccgagaagacagtttgatgaattatttctcaaattgccCCAGTTtattaatgttaggggtaaaattgctcctgggatttttttacaccttaaccctatatatatatatatatatatatatatatatatatatataattaaaagaaaaaatccACACTCATTTGCGTGCTTGCCCTTTTTTGAATTTGGAAATACAATGACCGATCTGCAGGATCCTCTTGAAGGCTATAGTGGATTGTCTCTCTTCCCTCGAACATTCGCCTCTCTTCCTAATTCTTCTCATGCTCAAGTTTCCGACGATCCTCATTCTATCCACAATTTCCTCATGTCTCTGGTAATGCTCcccttttgctttttttttttttttttgctttcagGGGCGGTGGAAGATATGCTGTGTTTTTTGTGTTGATTCTTTTCGAATTCTTGTAGTTTTTTTTAAGCTATGCTGAATTTTAGGTCAGTTTGATTACAGCCTGACTGAACATTGGGAGTTAGATCTTTGTTGATTAGTCAAACTGTACTTTTTGTTTCATTGCTGTATtaggttttctttttcttgttcattTCTTGAGGGCCGATTTCAGTACCGAAGGAGTATAGTTTCATTTGATTCCAgctaaaaattaagtaaaatACTGTAAGTTCATTAGTTCGAACTCTAACTTTATCTGCCGCTTGCTATTGCTCGATTGTCATTTGAGAATTCGCAATACATGTCTGTGGTGAGGTTTCTCCAACAACGTACTCTCAGTCAGAACTTAATTTGAGCTCATAGTTTTTGCTTGGCTTGATTGCTGAGCAAAAGTGCTGAATTAAGATTATCAGACTATTCATTTTCACTCCATTTGCAACATAATGCACTTGGCCAGTTCTCCATTTTGCGTAGTTCAATTATTTCTCCTTTTCAAATTACTTTTCCCCATACTTTATTCAGTTATTAACTTCATGCTTCTTTAATTTCAGCCCGTACAAAATCCTGATAAGCTTATAGAGCAGGCAAAAACCATTTTGGACGGCACTACAGAAGTTCCAAATGTTAGAATGATCAGTGATGCTACCTCAGAAGAAAAGAATGAAGTTATTGGTGATATGGCTGTGCAATATCCTCGAGGACAAAGGCCTGGGTTACAGCGTAAGCGTGCTCGATTTTCTTTACTTCCTAGTATAAGGTAAGAAGCCTGTTTGCTTGTTAAAATATCAAATAGAAAATCAATGCCATGGTGTTACCTGTTAATTAGCTAAACATGTTATCTTCACTTGACAGTCAACCGACTGTGAACTTGGATGCAACTTTGGATTTTGATAAGGACCCAGAGGAATTCTTCTTGGCTTTTGAAAGGCTTCAAAGTGAGTTACAGACTTACACTTTTGTTATCTTTAAGAATCTTCCTGCAACCATTTTCTGTCTCTTACGGAAGGCCTAATCTGTTGTGATTTTGTTTAGATGCTAAGAAAGAAATAGCCAAACAGACAGGTGGCACTTTTACAGGTTTTGACCATTACAATGTATTCAAGGTTCCTCAGTCTCAACGACCAGGAATTCCAGGGTATGCAAATTGTTTGTTATGGTGTATTTCCTGGTCTTATATCATACTGAAGTAGCAATATTTCTTTCAAGTTTAttgtattttctatttttttttatcttcctaATAGCATATTTTTTCACTTGACAGGAGATCAAAGAAGGCAAAATATAAACATCTTTATTCAGACATTCCCTCCCAAAAAACTTGCGAAGGGGACATTCCCTTTAGCTGTGGCTTACAACAAGAAACAGCACAATCAGATGTTGCATCCTTACAAATAGAACCAGACAGTGTGGAATCACAACAATTGGAATCAACAAATGTTGTGTCACAACAAACAGAATCAACAACTGTTGCAACAGAGGAACAGGACATGACTGGTAAGTGGATGCTGATTCAGGAACATTGATAAGCAACTGATTCCCTCCCTTACTTTTTGGATCTGAATTACTGGGACACGTGATTTTTTTCATATAGGTTCTTCAACAGTCAAGGCTGAGAAGACGGTTAATCAACTTATTGATGAATTGCTGGCTGATGGATATGGAGAACTAGAGGGCGATAGAGCTATCAATCTGTTAGAGGAGCGTTTGCAGATCAAACCTCTCCACATGGAGAAGTTAAATCTTCCTGAAATGCCGGATGTTCTGAAGATTGATTTTAAGGTTTCTGGAGTAAACCCGCCAAAGTCTAGGCATATATTATCGGACATAAACAATTTGTTGGAAGGGACAAGGAATAGCACACCAGTGAAGCTGAAGAATGTGGAGACCTCGGTTCCTAATTTTGGCTCACCAACTCCACCCAAAAGTCCTCTGGCTTCATTAACTTTATTGAAGAAACATATATTTCAGTCAAATCCTTCAAGAGATCCATTTGCTGATATAGGTATCGATCAATCTCCAGCAAGAAATCTTTCTCCTGTTGAGAACATTAACAAATGTTCTGATCCAGTTGGTTCACAAAAGGCTCTGTGCATTCCTGACAAGTTGAAGTCTAAAACCAATGAAGATGATGTTCCAGTTGATGATAGGAGTTCAACTGAGGTGGCGATTGAAGGTTCTACCAGTTCTTTTGAGAAACATGCGAATGCAAATTTGACCAGTCTTGGTTCTGGAAGTGATATCGATATTAGGGAATCTGGTTCTGAGTTGGAGGGTAATAATGTTGGTATAGGTAATGAGTCCTTAAATGAGAACTCAAGTCAGGCTGATGCTCATGTAGATCATCACAAAAATGAAGTTGATGATTTGGAGGACATAGTGAGTCTTTTTTTACTTTAAATTTTATGTTATTTAAGATCTTTCTTATAGCATGTTACACTGTGAGGTTCTGCAACAATATAGGTAGAAGATGTGATGCAGGGGGCTGAGGGTTCTGCAGAGCCCAACCAAAATACAGATTACTCTCGAATGGAAACATCAAAGAGCAACCAAAATAGACTCGGTACGACAATCATTTCTATGTTTTACTTATTAATAAATACTTATTGAATATGATTTGTAGAAAATGAAATAGAGGTATGAGTTTCTATCTCATGTGTGCATGTAGTACTGGATGAAGTGATTTTACACTGAGAGATCAACATCCTCTCTGTCCCTTTTTCTACTTGTCATTTGACCTTATTTTATGCTGTTTCCATTGCTTTGTTTCAAACAGATCCTGCAACAGTCGAGGACCTACCGGTGGATGAATCTGCTGAATGCATGAACAGTGCTTCATTTCAAACCCAAGACACTTCTCTAGAACAAACACAAGCTACCTCTTCGACACTGCAGACTGAGGTCTAAatatttttcttcttgttctGTTAGATTTAGTATCGTCGATCTGTTCATTTAACAATCATCGTTACATATTAATTTGCTGGCATCTAATAAATATAGGAATCATGCTTATTACCATTACTATAAGGTAATTGCTGTCAATTCTTCAAATATCTTTTCCTCAACTATTTCTACTTCTTAGTACcattttgtttaaattttcaTTGCAATGGCGCATTGTGGTAAAAACTCCATTGTCTTTCTCTGTGGAATGTCCTTATGTAATGAAATAGTGATCCGTGATGATTTCTAGGTTAAACACTAAAAGAACTTCATAATGCAAGCTTGTGGAACAGTTATACTAGATGATTGTATTGCCAGTTTATTAACAGCTACAAAACAGGAGGTTTATAATTGCATTATCTTATGATGCTCCTCTATGGGTTGTGCTACTCCTAATTTAATGGCCAAGCAGCTGATCGTCATTAACTCATATTGAT
The window above is part of the Euphorbia lathyris chromosome 3, ddEupLath1.1, whole genome shotgun sequence genome. Proteins encoded here:
- the LOC136223306 gene encoding centromere protein C codes for the protein MTDLQDPLEGYSGLSLFPRTFASLPNSSHAQVSDDPHSIHNFLMSLPVQNPDKLIEQAKTILDGTTEVPNVRMISDATSEEKNEVIGDMAVQYPRGQRPGLQRKRARFSLLPSISQPTVNLDATLDFDKDPEEFFLAFERLQNAKKEIAKQTGGTFTGFDHYNVFKVPQSQRPGIPGRSKKAKYKHLYSDIPSQKTCEGDIPFSCGLQQETAQSDVASLQIEPDSVESQQLESTNVVSQQTESTTVATEEQDMTGSSTVKAEKTVNQLIDELLADGYGELEGDRAINLLEERLQIKPLHMEKLNLPEMPDVLKIDFKVSGVNPPKSRHILSDINNLLEGTRNSTPVKLKNVETSVPNFGSPTPPKSPLASLTLLKKHIFQSNPSRDPFADIGIDQSPARNLSPVENINKCSDPVGSQKALCIPDKLKSKTNEDDVPVDDRSSTEVAIEGSTSSFEKHANANLTSLGSGSDIDIRESGSELEGNNVGIGNESLNENSSQADAHVDHHKNEVDDLEDIVEDVMQGAEGSAEPNQNTDYSRMETSKSNQNRLDPATVEDLPVDESAECMNSASFQTQDTSLEQTQATSSTLQTEQMKETCVQSTNELTKGESRPRKERKNKNLSRRQSLAGFGISWEAGVRRSTRIRSRPLEFWRGERFLYGRIHESLATVIGIKYESPGKENGGRTMKVKSFVSKAHKHLVDQAALC